The DNA region ATCCCGGATATGGTGCGAATCGATCGCGCAGACCTCCGAGAAGAGATGATGACTGGTAACGGTCGGAAACCGGGTTTTTAGGCGAAAAATCTAGGTTTTGAGGTGAAAGTAGTTGACAGAAACCCGGTTTCTCCAGCCGCTTGAGTTCTATAGCCAATCGATCGAGCCTGACGCACCCTACAAAATTTTTTAGTTATTCTCCAAGTAATTGAGCGAGGCGTTTTAACACGCTCACAACAGTATACAAATCATCCCCCCGTTGCAGCGCAAAGGGATAAGATTCAGCATATTTTGGCTTACCTTGTTTCGTCAGTTTCAGAAATTTAAACTCCGGGCCATTACTCACAAAACCAAAGGCAGGTTTTTCAGAATTAGGATTACCCAACATATAAGCCAACGCTTGCGGTATCCCCGCTTCCACCGAATATTTTACGCTTTTGGCTTCAATAGCGAGTACCCAAAAAGAAGGCTTAAAAACTAAGAGGTCAAGGCGTCCTGTTACAATAGTACCATCATCCTCCGATGAAATTTTCACCGACTTTTCGGCAGTAATATAAAATGGCGGACGATAAAAACCCGCCAATCTCAACAATGGCCCTAACACCACCATTTTGACAATTGGTTCTAGAATGGTATAACGAGACAAATGGAGGTAGTCTGCTTTTACTTCATCTAGGGTTTGCTTTTCCAAATCTGTCAGTTCCGGTAAATCATCTTGCCATTCTAGAAAGAAGCGATCGTCGTTAGTGCGTTCTAAATCGAAGTTTTTAATTAATTGGTCAAAAGTGATATCTTGAGATTGGATTGTTTCAACCATGATTTATCTCTCTTTTTCGCTTTAGAAGCTATTAATTTTTATTCTTCTTCCTCTTCGTATTTTTCCATATTGAAAAGCGGTAATTCTGTCTCAACTTCTGCCAAACTAACTCTTTCTGATTCGGTTGGTTGTCGAAATTCAGAGTAAACAAACAAATTACTTTTCAAAAGTGCATCAAACAAAGAAGATAACTGAGGAAAAATATCGACAGTTGCATCAAGCACCCACAGCAGATCGAGAAGTTCATTATCAAATTCCCAGATTTGCGGACGAATATCATCGAGAGGTGAAGATTTTTTACCAGCCCCATCTTTCATCCGATAGGAAAGCCAAGATGTTACAACCTCTAAACCTGAAATACTGAAATTATAGACTTCTTGACGAACCCCTTCAAATATCCCTTTACCAACTCGCAGTTCTTGCATACCGACATCATAAGAAAATTCGGTTGGATAGTCGGTTTCTGTTGTTGGAGTTCCTATTTTACAACGAGCTTTTCCAGGCGGAATTTTACCTGGTTTCATACCATTCGGAATAAATCTTTCACCATAAGTATGTAACCAAACAAGTTGACGACCAATAGCAACTACCTGACCAAATAAATTAGAGTCTTTGGTAATAGGAATTCTTGCGCCTGGGGTTTCTAGTTCATTCCAGAATTCTTTTACATATTTGGGAGTAGCAAGAATTGCATAACAGTAAGCAAAAAAATCTTCTGGCAAAACTTCGCATTTTAAGTTTGCAATTAAGGTTGCTAAAACTCCATGAGTGATGTTAGGCTGAGTTCCGGCTGCATCTCGCCAGAGGGGTATAATGTGTTTACCTCCAAAAGAGCCACGAAAATGATCTAAGTCAGCGATTAAGGCAGTGGCAACTGCTGAAGATCCCTCACCAAGAACGTTAGTAAGCAGACTTATCATATAAACTTGTCGATCGCTATAAGAGCGGAACAAAACAGGCCGAGCAAAGTCACAAAGCCTATTATCTAAGAGCGCCCATTGGCGATCGAAACTCCGATAAGCATAGCGAATTGGTTGTACATAGGACGTATCTGGAGAAACATTGACAATAGGAGGTAATAAAATACCGTTTTCCTCCAGGGATCTATATTGCTTGCTAATTTTTCGATCGCGAGTCTCTTTGAA from Aerosakkonema funiforme FACHB-1375 includes:
- a CDS encoding type I restriction endonuclease, coding for MVETIQSQDITFDQLIKNFDLERTNDDRFFLEWQDDLPELTDLEKQTLDEVKADYLHLSRYTILEPIVKMVVLGPLLRLAGFYRPPFYITAEKSVKISSEDDGTIVTGRLDLLVFKPSFWVLAIEAKSVKYSVEAGIPQALAYMLGNPNSEKPAFGFVSNGPEFKFLKLTKQGKPKYAESYPFALQRGDDLYTVVSVLKRLAQLLGE